A window from Cryobacterium sp. PAMC25264 encodes these proteins:
- a CDS encoding IS3 family transposase (programmed frameshift) has translation MPKPYPPEFRRDVVAVARKNEAPLKQIAKDFGISESCLANWLKKADVEEGVKPGVTEKESAELREAKKRIRLLEQEAEVMRRAVAYLSRDVNPKMMYPLVLELAVDGVPVTVTCRVLRFSKQAFYQWKRNPVSQRDWDDAHLTNAAWDAHHDDPAFGYRFIADELHQAGLTAGENRVWRICSQQRLWSVFAKKRGLTRKAGPPVHDDLVERKFTATRPNQLWLTDITEHRTDEGKLYLCAIKDVYSNKIVGYSIDSRMKASLAVAAARNAIGQRTIAGTILHSDRGSQFRSNAFVRVLKNNGITGSMGRVGACGDNAAMESFFALLQKNVLDRQRWATRDELRLAIVVWIERTYHRKRRQRRLGKLTPIEFETINVALKAA, from the exons ATGCCCAAGCCCTACCCACCCGAGTTCCGCCGTGACGTCGTTGCGGTCGCCCGGAAGAACGAAGCACCGCTGAAACAGATCGCGAAGGACTTCGGAATCTCCGAATCCTGCCTGGCGAACTGGCTGAAGAAAGCCGACGTCGAAGAAGGCGTCAAGCCGGGCGTGACCGAGAAGGAATCCGCCGAGCTGCGAGAAGCGAAGAAACGCATTCGACTGCTCGAGCAGGAAGCCGAGGTCATGCGCCGCGCTGTGGCCTACCTGTCCCGGGACGTCAACCCAA AAATGATGTACCCGCTGGTCCTCGAACTGGCCGTCGACGGTGTTCCCGTCACGGTGACCTGCCGGGTCTTGCGCTTCTCTAAACAAGCGTTCTACCAATGGAAGCGCAACCCCGTCTCGCAGCGCGATTGGGACGACGCCCACCTCACCAACGCTGCCTGGGACGCCCACCACGATGACCCCGCGTTCGGCTACCGCTTCATCGCCGACGAACTCCACCAAGCCGGCCTCACCGCGGGCGAGAACCGGGTCTGGCGGATCTGCTCCCAGCAGCGGCTCTGGAGCGTGTTTGCGAAGAAACGTGGCCTCACGCGCAAGGCGGGCCCGCCCGTGCACGACGATCTCGTCGAGCGGAAATTCACCGCGACACGCCCGAACCAGCTTTGGCTGACCGACATCACCGAGCACCGCACGGACGAGGGCAAGCTCTACCTCTGCGCGATCAAGGACGTCTACTCGAACAAGATCGTCGGCTACTCCATCGACTCCAGAATGAAAGCCTCTCTGGCCGTCGCCGCTGCCCGCAATGCGATCGGCCAGCGCACCATCGCAGGCACGATCCTGCACTCCGATCGTGGCTCTCAATTCCGCTCGAACGCCTTCGTGCGGGTGCTGAAGAACAACGGCATCACCGGCTCGATGGGCCGCGTCGGCGCATGCGGTGACAACGCCGCGATGGAGTCATTCTTCGCGCTGCTACAGAAGAACGTCCTCGATCGGCAGCGATGGGCGACGAGGGATGAACTACGCCTCGCGATCGTTGTCTGGATCGAGCGGACCTACCACCGCAAGCGCCGGCAACGCCGCCTTGGCAAGCTCACCCCCATCGAGTTTGAGACAATAAACGTGGCCCTCAAAGCCGCGTGA
- a CDS encoding PA14 domain-containing protein: MAFSYNSLKPSNAGLRGEYFDAVSPGATTATFDFDNKPTRLVRTDANIQFNWDQGSPGPGVNVDHFLARWTGYIKAPVGQSGNYQFGYVRDNGIRAWVGTTQVINNAWDNAAPPLTWAGSTALTETPQPIKVEYFDDADVAQIQLWARKDGTGAGFVVPASWFSRSTDTLPAGWSSSTPLAGSASYYSSVQKNENSLVFTDTTGGVHTYTRKAAGSYAAPAGEAGVVAVDTTGQVSLTDDAGTTTIFNALGKVAAATSPAEALKPAAPVVSYRSDTGTVDRISDRLSVVSGSSPASYSREVRFVYSGDDANQTGLAGADLANGVCNVTSPFSAPPAGMLCRIVYPGHVAGSNDLTTLLYNANGQLARIVDPGNEISTFSYGANGLLATIQDSLASDWLLNDSSRVSGEANRTNIAYDASNRAISVALPAPDGVTLGTQPMRNYAYAGGTTYVDSAGLIVPATAPSNGHALTVTYDSAYRTLSSTSALGLTARTEWNTNDQQLSTTDAQGLKSTVLYDVRNRVTDSYGPAPASCYNADRTVTAACSSTTAHTTTSYDQFMQSLNVAYYENATLTGAPKRYGLGIGSADGTIAANWGSGYPAFISTDAFSARLTGTITFPAAGQYDFETFADDGTRVWVDNLLVVDNFVNQPEHWSTAGTFTATAGQTVPIRVDYTDQGDLARLELYWKAPGQSRSLIPASALKPDYGLATSTTTEDGAPASDATVTSAQAPDLTVRTEFGDSPWLSLQTATTVDPTGEGLTTQTTYEDGTAPGLVDS, encoded by the coding sequence ATGGCGTTTTCCTACAACTCCCTTAAGCCTTCCAACGCGGGCCTTCGGGGGGAGTACTTTGATGCGGTGTCGCCCGGAGCGACCACGGCGACGTTCGACTTTGACAACAAGCCCACACGTTTGGTGAGGACCGACGCGAATATCCAATTCAACTGGGACCAGGGCTCGCCTGGGCCCGGTGTCAACGTAGATCATTTCTTGGCCCGCTGGACCGGCTATATCAAGGCCCCCGTAGGACAATCCGGTAACTATCAGTTCGGCTACGTCCGTGACAACGGAATCAGGGCATGGGTAGGTACAACCCAAGTCATAAACAATGCCTGGGACAATGCTGCACCACCCCTGACCTGGGCAGGTTCCACGGCGTTGACCGAAACTCCCCAACCAATCAAGGTCGAGTACTTCGACGACGCCGATGTGGCACAAATCCAGCTCTGGGCCCGCAAAGACGGAACCGGCGCGGGGTTCGTCGTCCCCGCAAGTTGGTTCAGCCGCTCTACGGACACGCTGCCAGCCGGCTGGTCGAGCTCCACACCGCTTGCAGGATCAGCCAGCTACTACTCCAGCGTCCAGAAAAACGAGAATTCGCTCGTTTTCACCGACACAACCGGCGGAGTGCACACGTACACACGGAAGGCGGCGGGCAGCTACGCTGCACCAGCCGGTGAAGCTGGCGTCGTTGCGGTCGACACGACAGGTCAAGTCTCTCTGACTGATGACGCGGGGACCACAACGATCTTCAATGCCCTGGGCAAAGTGGCAGCTGCAACCAGCCCCGCAGAAGCGCTCAAGCCCGCCGCACCCGTCGTGTCGTACCGGTCGGACACCGGAACGGTGGACCGGATCTCAGATCGGCTATCCGTTGTATCTGGTTCTTCTCCGGCGTCATACTCGCGCGAAGTGCGCTTCGTGTACTCCGGTGACGACGCCAACCAGACCGGGCTCGCAGGGGCTGACCTCGCGAACGGTGTTTGCAACGTCACCAGTCCGTTCTCCGCCCCACCGGCTGGGATGCTCTGCCGCATCGTCTACCCCGGGCACGTTGCGGGCTCCAACGATCTGACGACGTTGTTGTACAACGCCAATGGCCAGTTGGCGCGCATCGTGGATCCGGGTAACGAGATCAGCACGTTCTCCTATGGTGCCAATGGTCTGCTCGCCACCATTCAGGACAGCCTTGCCAGCGACTGGTTACTTAATGATTCCTCCCGCGTGTCAGGGGAGGCGAACCGCACGAACATCGCATACGACGCCTCCAATCGGGCCATCTCCGTCGCGCTGCCCGCACCAGACGGCGTCACCCTCGGTACCCAACCAATGAGGAACTACGCCTACGCCGGAGGAACAACCTACGTCGACTCTGCGGGACTCATCGTCCCGGCCACAGCTCCCTCTAATGGCCACGCCCTGACCGTGACCTATGACAGCGCATACCGGACACTATCTTCCACCTCTGCGTTGGGACTAACAGCCCGGACCGAGTGGAATACCAATGACCAACAGCTGTCGACCACGGATGCCCAGGGACTCAAGTCCACCGTGCTCTATGACGTTCGGAATCGTGTTACTGACAGCTACGGTCCAGCGCCGGCGAGCTGTTACAACGCTGATCGAACCGTCACCGCGGCGTGCTCCAGCACCACGGCCCACACCACAACGAGCTATGACCAATTCATGCAGAGTCTCAACGTGGCCTACTACGAGAACGCCACGCTCACCGGGGCGCCCAAGAGGTACGGCTTGGGTATCGGATCTGCAGATGGCACCATCGCGGCGAATTGGGGGAGCGGATACCCGGCCTTCATCTCCACTGACGCCTTCTCGGCCCGCCTCACAGGCACCATAACTTTCCCCGCCGCAGGACAATACGATTTCGAGACGTTCGCTGATGACGGCACCCGGGTCTGGGTTGACAACCTGCTAGTCGTTGATAACTTCGTAAACCAACCCGAACATTGGTCCACAGCTGGTACGTTCACGGCCACAGCGGGCCAAACCGTGCCCATACGCGTCGACTATACCGACCAAGGCGACCTCGCTCGACTTGAGCTCTACTGGAAAGCCCCTGGGCAGTCCAGGTCCCTCATCCCAGCCTCGGCACTCAAACCCGATTATGGCCTCGCCACCAGCACCACGACTGAAGACGGAGCACCAGCATCGGACGCCACCGTCACCTCTGCCCAGGCTCCCGACCTCACGGTCAGAACCGAGTTCGGAGACTCTCCCTGGCTCAGCCTGCAGACTGCCACAACGGTGGATCCCACCGGCGAGGGACTAACGACACAAACCACCTATGAAGACGGGACTGCCCCCGGTTTAGTTGACTCCTAA